A section of the Triplophysa dalaica isolate WHDGS20190420 chromosome 8, ASM1584641v1, whole genome shotgun sequence genome encodes:
- the arhgef7a gene encoding rho guanine nucleotide exchange factor 7a isoform X1 — MNPAEQTVTWLITLGVLESPKKTISDPDGFLQSSLKDGVVLCRLLERLRPGTTDRIFQDPKTDSERLSNITEFLKGCAVFRVEPFEAADLLQAHNFSKVLTTLVALNKVTADIGIDSDSVCTRTAHRIKSFESLASQSSLGRSSKVLHNQFRSLDMTENSNAQLVVKARFDFQQTNEDELSFNKGDIINVTRTEEGGWWEGTFNGKTGWFPSNYVREVKGFDKPVSPKSGTLKSPPKGFDSTSISKTYYNLVLQNILETETEYSKELQNILSNYLRPLQMTEKPSTSDASIILGNLEEISTFQQTLVQSLEECTKLPELQQKVGGFFLNLMPQTRSLYVSYCSNHPSAVSVLTDHSEELGVFMEARGATVPGILTLTSGLSKPFMRLDKYPTLLKELERHMEEGHPDRTEIQKCMAAFKNLSAQCQEVRKRKELELQILGEMIRLWEGEDIKTLGSVLYMSQAMVQNHGCEERHERYLLLFPHVLLILSASPRMSGFIYQGKLPLNGMTVTSLEDCESHKNAFELSGSMFERLQVICFNKQDLQDWLEHLNRQTKHTTMAAPSMKPLTVPCHTLPSHPLTPSRHAESRSLTVAPAYHTLPHPSSHGAPHSTMMWGPLEPPKTQKPWSLSCLRPAPPLRPSAALCYKEDLSKSPKTMKKLLPKRKPERKPSDEEFALRKSTVALEEDAQILKVIEAYCTSAKTRQTLNSRQWKDAGPALIVPGEEKFTLDELKTNGQTLEEKSLVDVVYALRGEVQELKQDNKKMKKSLEEEQKARKDLEKIVRKMLKNMNDFSWDETNL; from the exons ATGAATCCGGCGGAACAAACGGTTACGTGGCTCATTACGCTTGGGGTTTTGGAGTCGCCGAAAAAGACCATTTCGGATCCGGATGGATTTCTGCAATCTTCGTTAAAGGATGGGGTCGTCCTGTGCAGGTTACTGGAGCGGCTGCGTCCAGGCACCACTGACAGG ATCTTCCAAGACCCCAAGACCGACAGCGAGCGCTTGAGCAACATCACGGAGTTTCTGAAGGGTTGCGCTGTGTTTCGCGTCGAG cCTTTCGAGGCTGCTGACCTGCTTCAGGCCCATAACTTTAGCAAAGTCTTAACTACACTAGTTGCCCTCAATAAAGTGACTGCAG ATATTGGCATCGACAGTGACTCTGTATGTACACGCACCGCCCACCGGATCAAATCCTTCGAATCTCTGGCCTCCCAGTCTTCGCTGGGCCGATCTTCTAAAGTGCTTCATAACCAGTTCCGTAGCTTG GACATGACGGAGAACAGTAACGCTCAGTTAGTGGTGAAAGCTCGCTTCGACTTCCAGCAGACCAATGAGGATGAGCTTTCTTTCAACAAGGGTGACATCATCAATGTTACCCGCACAGAAGAAGGGGGATGGTGGGAAGGAACTTTCAACGGCAAGACAGGCTGGTTTCCAAGCAATTACGTCAGAGAGGTCAAAGGATTCG ACAAACCAGTGTCTCCTAAATCTGGAACTCTTAAAAGCCCTCCCAAAGGTTTTGATTCCACATCCATCAGTAAAACATACTACAACCTG GTGCTACAGAACATTCTAGAAACTGAAACGGAGTACTCAAAGGAGCTCCAGAACATCCTGTCCAACTACCTGAGACCACTACAGATGACAGAAAA ACCGAGCACTTCAGACGCCAGTATCATCCTCGGGAACCTGGAGGAGATCAGCACTTTCCAGCAGACTCTGGTCCAGTCACTAGAGGAATGCACCAA ACTTCCGGAGCTGCAGCAGAAAGTGGGAGGGTTCTTCTTAAATCTCATGCCTCAGACGAGATCTCTATATGTGTCTTACTGCTCCAACCACCCTTCAGCAGTCAGCGTTCTCACTGATCATAG TGAAGAACTTGGAGTGTTTATGGAGGCGAGAGGTGCGACCGTCCCTGGTATTCTCACTCTGACCTCGGGCCTCAGCAAACCCTTCATGAGACTGGACAAATATCCCACATTATTGAAGGAGCTGGAGAGACACATGGAG GAGGGTCATCCAGACAGGACAGAGATTCAGAAGTGTATGGCAGCTTTCAAGAATCTCTCT GCACAATGTCAGGAGGTGCGGAAGCGCAAGGAGCTCGAGCTTCAGATCTTGGGCGAGATGATTCGGCTGTGGGAGGGGGAAGATATCAAGACTCTGGGTTCAGTGCTGTATATGAGCCAGGCCATGGTCCAGAACCACGGCTGTGAG GAGAGACATGAGCGTTACCTTCTGCTGTTTCCTCATGTCCTGCTCATCctgtctgccagtccaaggatGAGTGGTTTCATCTACCAG GGCAAGCTGCCTTTAAACGGAATGACCGTGACCTCGTTAGAAGACTGTGAAAGccataaaaatgcttttgagCTCTCTG GAAGCATGTTTGAAAGGCTTCAGGTGATCTGCTTTAACAAACAGGATCTACAGGACTGGCTCGAGCACCTGAACAGACAGACCAAACATACCACCATGGCGGCTCCCAGCATGAAGCCCCTCACCGTTCCCTGCCACACA CTTCCGTCCCACCCGCTGACACCATCCAGACATGCGGAAAGCCGAAGCCTGACGGTCGCCCCCGCTTACCACACTCTCCCGCACCCCTCCTCTCACGGGGCTCCTCACAGCACAATGATGTGGGGTCCCCTGGAGCCCCCCAAAACCCAAAAACCCTGGAGCTTGAGTTGCCTGCGTCCAGCACCTCCACTCAGACCTTCAGCTGCTCTCTGCTATAAAGAG GACCTCAGTAAAAGCCCCAAGACTATGAAAAAGCTGCTGCCCAAGAGAAAGCCAGAGAGAAAGCCGTCTGATGAGGAGTTTGCACTGAGGAAGA GTACTGTAGCTCTGGAGGAGGATGCTCAAATTCTCAAGGTGATTGAGGCTTACTGCACGAGTGCCAAAACCAGACAGACCCTCAACTCAA GACAGTGGAAAGATGCCGGTCCAGCACTGATTGTTCCTGGGGAGGAGAAATTCACTTTAGATGAGTTGAAGACTAACGGTCAGACTCTGGAAGAAAA GAGCCTTGTGGATGTTGTTTATGCCCTGCGAGGCGAGGTACAAGAACTTAAACAG gataataaaaaaatgaaaaagtccTTGGAAGAAGAGCAAAAAGCCCGGAAAGATCTGGAGAAGATTGTTAGAAAAATGCTTAAGAATATGAATGACTTTTCCTGGGATGAAACCAATTTATGA
- the arhgef7a gene encoding rho guanine nucleotide exchange factor 7a isoform X2, with amino-acid sequence MNPAEQTVTWLITLGVLESPKKTISDPDGFLQSSLKDGVVLCRLLERLRPGTTDRIFQDPKTDSERLSNITEFLKGCAVFRVEPFEAADLLQAHNFSKVLTTLVALNKVTADIGIDSDSVCTRTAHRIKSFESLASQSSLGRSSKVLHNQFRSLDMTENSNAQLVVKARFDFQQTNEDELSFNKGDIINVTRTEEGGWWEGTFNGKTGWFPSNYVREVKGFDKPVSPKSGTLKSPPKGFDSTSISKTYYNLVLQNILETETEYSKELQNILSNYLRPLQMTEKPSTSDASIILGNLEEISTFQQTLVQSLEECTKLPELQQKVGGFFLNLMPQTRSLYVSYCSNHPSAVSVLTDHSEELGVFMEARGATVPGILTLTSGLSKPFMRLDKYPTLLKELERHMEEGHPDRTEIQKCMAAFKNLSAQCQEVRKRKELELQILGEMIRLWEGEDIKTLGSVLYMSQAMVQNHGCEERHERYLLLFPHVLLILSASPRMSGFIYQGKLPLNGMTVTSLEDCESHKNAFELSGSMFERLQVICFNKQDLQDWLEHLNRQTKHTTMAAPSMKPLTVPCHTLPSHPLTPSRHAESRSLTVAPAYHTLPHPSSHGAPHSTMMWGPLEPPKTQKPWSLSCLRPAPPLRPSAALCYKEDLSKSPKTMKKLLPKRKPERKPSDEEFALRKSTVALEEDAQILKVIEAYCTSAKTRQTLNSTWHGTDLMHNHVLDQSSVDSLGRRSSISRPEATSDLSEDSDYDSIWTAHSYRMGSVSRKSSYISHQN; translated from the exons ATGAATCCGGCGGAACAAACGGTTACGTGGCTCATTACGCTTGGGGTTTTGGAGTCGCCGAAAAAGACCATTTCGGATCCGGATGGATTTCTGCAATCTTCGTTAAAGGATGGGGTCGTCCTGTGCAGGTTACTGGAGCGGCTGCGTCCAGGCACCACTGACAGG ATCTTCCAAGACCCCAAGACCGACAGCGAGCGCTTGAGCAACATCACGGAGTTTCTGAAGGGTTGCGCTGTGTTTCGCGTCGAG cCTTTCGAGGCTGCTGACCTGCTTCAGGCCCATAACTTTAGCAAAGTCTTAACTACACTAGTTGCCCTCAATAAAGTGACTGCAG ATATTGGCATCGACAGTGACTCTGTATGTACACGCACCGCCCACCGGATCAAATCCTTCGAATCTCTGGCCTCCCAGTCTTCGCTGGGCCGATCTTCTAAAGTGCTTCATAACCAGTTCCGTAGCTTG GACATGACGGAGAACAGTAACGCTCAGTTAGTGGTGAAAGCTCGCTTCGACTTCCAGCAGACCAATGAGGATGAGCTTTCTTTCAACAAGGGTGACATCATCAATGTTACCCGCACAGAAGAAGGGGGATGGTGGGAAGGAACTTTCAACGGCAAGACAGGCTGGTTTCCAAGCAATTACGTCAGAGAGGTCAAAGGATTCG ACAAACCAGTGTCTCCTAAATCTGGAACTCTTAAAAGCCCTCCCAAAGGTTTTGATTCCACATCCATCAGTAAAACATACTACAACCTG GTGCTACAGAACATTCTAGAAACTGAAACGGAGTACTCAAAGGAGCTCCAGAACATCCTGTCCAACTACCTGAGACCACTACAGATGACAGAAAA ACCGAGCACTTCAGACGCCAGTATCATCCTCGGGAACCTGGAGGAGATCAGCACTTTCCAGCAGACTCTGGTCCAGTCACTAGAGGAATGCACCAA ACTTCCGGAGCTGCAGCAGAAAGTGGGAGGGTTCTTCTTAAATCTCATGCCTCAGACGAGATCTCTATATGTGTCTTACTGCTCCAACCACCCTTCAGCAGTCAGCGTTCTCACTGATCATAG TGAAGAACTTGGAGTGTTTATGGAGGCGAGAGGTGCGACCGTCCCTGGTATTCTCACTCTGACCTCGGGCCTCAGCAAACCCTTCATGAGACTGGACAAATATCCCACATTATTGAAGGAGCTGGAGAGACACATGGAG GAGGGTCATCCAGACAGGACAGAGATTCAGAAGTGTATGGCAGCTTTCAAGAATCTCTCT GCACAATGTCAGGAGGTGCGGAAGCGCAAGGAGCTCGAGCTTCAGATCTTGGGCGAGATGATTCGGCTGTGGGAGGGGGAAGATATCAAGACTCTGGGTTCAGTGCTGTATATGAGCCAGGCCATGGTCCAGAACCACGGCTGTGAG GAGAGACATGAGCGTTACCTTCTGCTGTTTCCTCATGTCCTGCTCATCctgtctgccagtccaaggatGAGTGGTTTCATCTACCAG GGCAAGCTGCCTTTAAACGGAATGACCGTGACCTCGTTAGAAGACTGTGAAAGccataaaaatgcttttgagCTCTCTG GAAGCATGTTTGAAAGGCTTCAGGTGATCTGCTTTAACAAACAGGATCTACAGGACTGGCTCGAGCACCTGAACAGACAGACCAAACATACCACCATGGCGGCTCCCAGCATGAAGCCCCTCACCGTTCCCTGCCACACA CTTCCGTCCCACCCGCTGACACCATCCAGACATGCGGAAAGCCGAAGCCTGACGGTCGCCCCCGCTTACCACACTCTCCCGCACCCCTCCTCTCACGGGGCTCCTCACAGCACAATGATGTGGGGTCCCCTGGAGCCCCCCAAAACCCAAAAACCCTGGAGCTTGAGTTGCCTGCGTCCAGCACCTCCACTCAGACCTTCAGCTGCTCTCTGCTATAAAGAG GACCTCAGTAAAAGCCCCAAGACTATGAAAAAGCTGCTGCCCAAGAGAAAGCCAGAGAGAAAGCCGTCTGATGAGGAGTTTGCACTGAGGAAGA GTACTGTAGCTCTGGAGGAGGATGCTCAAATTCTCAAGGTGATTGAGGCTTACTGCACGAGTGCCAAAACCAGACAGACCCTCAACTCAA CATGGCATGGCACTGACCTCATGCACAACCACGTTTTGGATCAGTCCAGCGTGGACTCTCTTGGCCGCCGTAGCAGCATCTCCAGGCCAGAGGCCACGTCGGATCTATCAGAGGACTCGGATTATGACAGTATATGGACGGCTCACAGTTACAGGATGGGCTCTGTTTCTCGTAAGAGCTCCTACATCTCCCACCAAAACTAA
- the arhgef7a gene encoding rho guanine nucleotide exchange factor 7a isoform X3, with amino-acid sequence MTENSNAQLVVKARFDFQQTNEDELSFNKGDIINVTRTEEGGWWEGTFNGKTGWFPSNYVREVKGFDKPVSPKSGTLKSPPKGFDSTSISKTYYNLVLQNILETETEYSKELQNILSNYLRPLQMTEKPSTSDASIILGNLEEISTFQQTLVQSLEECTKLPELQQKVGGFFLNLMPQTRSLYVSYCSNHPSAVSVLTDHSEELGVFMEARGATVPGILTLTSGLSKPFMRLDKYPTLLKELERHMEEGHPDRTEIQKCMAAFKNLSAQCQEVRKRKELELQILGEMIRLWEGEDIKTLGSVLYMSQAMVQNHGCEERHERYLLLFPHVLLILSASPRMSGFIYQGKLPLNGMTVTSLEDCESHKNAFELSGSMFERLQVICFNKQDLQDWLEHLNRQTKHTTMAAPSMKPLTVPCHTLPSHPLTPSRHAESRSLTVAPAYHTLPHPSSHGAPHSTMMWGPLEPPKTQKPWSLSCLRPAPPLRPSAALCYKEDLSKSPKTMKKLLPKRKPERKPSDEEFALRKSTVALEEDAQILKVIEAYCTSAKTRQTLNSRQWKDAGPALIVPGEEKFTLDELKTNGQTLEEKSLVDVVYALRGEVQELKQDNKKMKKSLEEEQKARKDLEKIVRKMLKNMNDFSWDETNL; translated from the exons ATGACGGAGAACAGTAACGCTCAGTTAGTGGTGAAAGCTCGCTTCGACTTCCAGCAGACCAATGAGGATGAGCTTTCTTTCAACAAGGGTGACATCATCAATGTTACCCGCACAGAAGAAGGGGGATGGTGGGAAGGAACTTTCAACGGCAAGACAGGCTGGTTTCCAAGCAATTACGTCAGAGAGGTCAAAGGATTCG ACAAACCAGTGTCTCCTAAATCTGGAACTCTTAAAAGCCCTCCCAAAGGTTTTGATTCCACATCCATCAGTAAAACATACTACAACCTG GTGCTACAGAACATTCTAGAAACTGAAACGGAGTACTCAAAGGAGCTCCAGAACATCCTGTCCAACTACCTGAGACCACTACAGATGACAGAAAA ACCGAGCACTTCAGACGCCAGTATCATCCTCGGGAACCTGGAGGAGATCAGCACTTTCCAGCAGACTCTGGTCCAGTCACTAGAGGAATGCACCAA ACTTCCGGAGCTGCAGCAGAAAGTGGGAGGGTTCTTCTTAAATCTCATGCCTCAGACGAGATCTCTATATGTGTCTTACTGCTCCAACCACCCTTCAGCAGTCAGCGTTCTCACTGATCATAG TGAAGAACTTGGAGTGTTTATGGAGGCGAGAGGTGCGACCGTCCCTGGTATTCTCACTCTGACCTCGGGCCTCAGCAAACCCTTCATGAGACTGGACAAATATCCCACATTATTGAAGGAGCTGGAGAGACACATGGAG GAGGGTCATCCAGACAGGACAGAGATTCAGAAGTGTATGGCAGCTTTCAAGAATCTCTCT GCACAATGTCAGGAGGTGCGGAAGCGCAAGGAGCTCGAGCTTCAGATCTTGGGCGAGATGATTCGGCTGTGGGAGGGGGAAGATATCAAGACTCTGGGTTCAGTGCTGTATATGAGCCAGGCCATGGTCCAGAACCACGGCTGTGAG GAGAGACATGAGCGTTACCTTCTGCTGTTTCCTCATGTCCTGCTCATCctgtctgccagtccaaggatGAGTGGTTTCATCTACCAG GGCAAGCTGCCTTTAAACGGAATGACCGTGACCTCGTTAGAAGACTGTGAAAGccataaaaatgcttttgagCTCTCTG GAAGCATGTTTGAAAGGCTTCAGGTGATCTGCTTTAACAAACAGGATCTACAGGACTGGCTCGAGCACCTGAACAGACAGACCAAACATACCACCATGGCGGCTCCCAGCATGAAGCCCCTCACCGTTCCCTGCCACACA CTTCCGTCCCACCCGCTGACACCATCCAGACATGCGGAAAGCCGAAGCCTGACGGTCGCCCCCGCTTACCACACTCTCCCGCACCCCTCCTCTCACGGGGCTCCTCACAGCACAATGATGTGGGGTCCCCTGGAGCCCCCCAAAACCCAAAAACCCTGGAGCTTGAGTTGCCTGCGTCCAGCACCTCCACTCAGACCTTCAGCTGCTCTCTGCTATAAAGAG GACCTCAGTAAAAGCCCCAAGACTATGAAAAAGCTGCTGCCCAAGAGAAAGCCAGAGAGAAAGCCGTCTGATGAGGAGTTTGCACTGAGGAAGA GTACTGTAGCTCTGGAGGAGGATGCTCAAATTCTCAAGGTGATTGAGGCTTACTGCACGAGTGCCAAAACCAGACAGACCCTCAACTCAA GACAGTGGAAAGATGCCGGTCCAGCACTGATTGTTCCTGGGGAGGAGAAATTCACTTTAGATGAGTTGAAGACTAACGGTCAGACTCTGGAAGAAAA GAGCCTTGTGGATGTTGTTTATGCCCTGCGAGGCGAGGTACAAGAACTTAAACAG gataataaaaaaatgaaaaagtccTTGGAAGAAGAGCAAAAAGCCCGGAAAGATCTGGAGAAGATTGTTAGAAAAATGCTTAAGAATATGAATGACTTTTCCTGGGATGAAACCAATTTATGA